In Vigna unguiculata cultivar IT97K-499-35 chromosome 3, ASM411807v1, whole genome shotgun sequence, a single genomic region encodes these proteins:
- the LOC114178723 gene encoding root phototropism protein 3-like, producing the protein MWESESESAAGREYGTGLLTSTKHSVKTEGFHQRGNSWYVSADIPSDLVVQIGEANFHLHKYPLLSRSGKLNRIIYDSRDPDLNKIVMDDLPGGPEAFELAAKFCYGIAIDLTAANISGLRCSAEYLEMTEDLEEGNLIFKTEAFLSYVVLSSWRDSIVVLKSCEKLSPWAENLQIVRRCSESIAWKACANPKGIRWSYTGRRASQVSSPKWNDMKDSSPSRNQQVPPDWWFEDVSILRIDHFVRVITAIKVKGMRYELIGAGIMHYATKWLPGLMNDTTIPPDEGSNSSNSNSSSSSGGWKSGLQMVVSRPRDDTSTLQAKDQRMIIESLISIIPPQKDSVSCNFLLRLLRMANMLKVALALITELEKRVGMQFEQATLGDLLIPCYNKNDTVYDVDLVQRLLEHFLVQEQTESSSPSRPPFPDKHATSNINAKTRVARLVDSYLTEVSRDRNLTLTKFQVLAEALPESARTSDDGLYRAIDSYLKAHPTLTEHERKRLCRVMDCQKLSIDACMHAAQNERLPLRVVVQVLFSEQVKISNALSNSSLKEGVESHYQPMLPNRKTLLEGTPQSFQEGWAAAKKDINTLKFELETVKTKYLELQNDMENLQKQFDKLLKQKHTSAWTSGWKKLSKLTKMTNVENHDISPQLPTSEEQNRKTTTRKWRNSIS; encoded by the exons ATGTGGGAATCGGAGAGTGAGTCTGCTGCTGGGAGGGAATATGGGACTGGACTTCTCACTTCAACCAAGCACAGTGTCAAGACTGAGGGATTTCACCAAAGAGGAAACTCTTG GTATGTCTCAGCTGATATTCCAAGTGATCTTGTGGTTCAAATTGGAGAAGCAAACTTCCATTTGCACAAG TATCCTTTGCTGTCTCGAAGTGGAAAGCTGAACAGAATCATATACGATTCTCGCGACCCTGACTTGAATAAGATAGTTATGGACGATCTTCCTGGGGGGCCTGAAGCTTTTGAACTTGCAGCCAAGTTTTGCTATGGAATTGCGATTGATTTAACAGCAGCCAATATCTCTGGTCTGAGATGCAGTGCAGAGTATCTTGAAATGACGGAGGACTTAGAAGAAGGCAATCTTATATTCAAGACAGAAGCTTTTCTGAGCTATGTGGTTTTGTCTTCATGGAGAGACTCCATAGTAGTGTTGAAAAGCTGTGAGAAGCTGTCGCCATGGGCAGAGAATCTACAAATTGTGAGAAGATGCAGTGAGTCCATAGCATGGAAAGCCTGTGCCAATCCAAAGGGGATAAGGTGGTCATACACTGGAAGAAGGGCATCACAAGTTTCCAGCCCAAAATGGAATGACATGAAGGACTCAAGTCCTAGTAGGAATCAGCAGGTTCCCCCAGATTGGTGGTTTGAGGATGTTTCAATCCTTAGGATTGATCACTTTGTAAGAGTCATTACTGCAATTAAGGTAAAGGGCATGAGGTATGAGTTGATTGGTGCTGGAATAATGCACTATGCAACTAAGTGGCTACCTGGTTTGATGAATGACACAACAATCCCACCAGATGAAGGAAGCAACAGTAGTAACAGTAACAGTAGCTCTAGTAGTGGTGGCTGGAAAAGTGGACTTCAAATGGTTGTGTCTAGACCTAGAGATGACACTTCAACTCTTCAAGCTAAAGATCAAAGGATGATCATTGAGAGCCTCATCAGCATAATTCCCCCACAGAAGGACAGTGTCTCATGCAACTTCCTGCTCAGGCTACTGAGAATGGCAAACATGTTAAAGGTTGCACTTGCATTGATCACTGAATTGGAGAAAAGGGTGGGAATGCAATTTGAGCAAGCTACACTGGGTGATCTTCTAATCCCATGTTATAACAAAAATGACACTGTTTATGATGTAGATCTTGTTCAGAGGCTGCTAGAGCATTTTCTTGTTCAAGAGCAGACTGAAAGTTCAAGCCCAAGCAGACCACCCTTTCCTGATAAGCATGCCACCAGTAACATCAATGCCAAGACAAGAGTGGCAAGACTTGTGGATAGTTATCTCACTGAGGTTTCCAGAGATAGAAACCTTACCCTCACAAAGTTTCAGGTTCTTGCAGAAGCTTTGCCTGAATCAGCTAGAACCTCTGACGATGGACTCTACAGAGCAATTGATTCATATCTTAAG GCACATCCAACTCTAACTGAGCATGAAAGAAAGCGACTCTGCCGTGTGATGGATTGTCAGAAACTCTCCATTGATGCTTGTATGCATGCTGCACAAAATGAAAGGCTTCCATTGAGGGTAGTGGTGCAAGTTCTGTTCTCTGAACAGGTGAAGATAAGCAATGCACTATCCAACAGTTCTCTGAAAGAAGGTGTTGAGTCTCACTACCAGCCAATGCTTCCAAACCGGAAAACACTTCTAGAAGGGACACCACAATCATTCCAAGAAGGGTGGGCTGCAGCTAAGAAAGACATCAACACACTAAAGTTTGAGCTTGAGACTGTGAAAACCAAGTACTTGGAGCTTCAAAACGACATGGAAAATCTGCAGAAACAGTTTGATAAGCTGCTAAAGCAGAAGCATACATCAGCATGGACCAGTGGGTGGAAGAAACTAAGCAAACTTACCAAAATGACCAACGTGGAAAATCATGATATTTCTCCTCAGCTTCCAACTTCAGAAGAACAGAACAGAAAGACAACAACTAGAAAGTGGAGAAACTCAATATCCTGA
- the LOC114175029 gene encoding uncharacterized protein LOC114175029, giving the protein MGSRLTKVESHLSALQLSLDSIAHSLEKLTSGPPVGALDSSSRVASPSAVVPPLHMRHVKLDFPRFDGSNPLDWIFWAKQYFAYYHTPNVDRLTIASVNFEGVVIPCPRARLFKLSQTSSVVEYYNEFLLLANCSQGLTEAALLDCFISGLKYPIRRDVLAQSPCTMLKAVSLARLFDEKATLGLSVPHNQPTSYSTFKANPNFGTSSLQKSNSSSPNALPPILPTPLTKASPLVRRISPAEQQLRREKGLCFTCDAKYTWNHKCPNKQLMLFDLEEDPSETPLFDSTLAEVPVQDDPSHLSLHAFCGSSSRTTTYFLGFIKGKPVRVLLDGGSSDSFIQPRLVHLLRLPVQPSPCLRVMVRDAYCLQIEGYIPRLSVSINGHAIKFPAYVLEVSGFEVVMGTSWLATLGPHIADYSTAQIKFTMGSDFVTLQGENSFVPQIAQYNHFRRLCSIDQIFEAYMLSCSSLELENTIMPCFPPDTPSDLLQVLCQYTSIFQVPMGLPPSRRHDHAIPLREGVSVILVKPYCYPFVQKSEIERMVAEMLQQGLLQPNNSSFSAPILLVKKHDGSWRFCINYRALNVVTIKDSFPIPTMDELLDELRSSLYFSKLDLRAGYHQILVRPKDHVKTAFRTHNGHYEWVVMPFGLSNAPTTFQAVMNDLFRPFLRKFVLVFFDDILVYSLDWSRHLEHLSLVLQVLHNDKFYVNLSKCSFGQLQVAYLGHVVSRRGVEMEPTKLQAVCE; this is encoded by the exons ATGGGCTCTCGCTTGACCAAGGTTGAATCCCACTTATCTGCCTTGCAACTTTCCTTAGATTCCATTGCTCACTCATTAGAGAAATTAACGTCTGGGCCACCAGTTGGAGCGTTGGACTCATCATCCCGGGTTGCCTCTCCCTCCGCTGTTGTTCCTCCTTTACATATGCGTCACGTGAAATTAGATTTTCCCCGATTCGATGGCTCAAATCCGTTAGATTGGATATTTTGGGCAAAACAATATTTTGCTTATTACCACACTCCGAATGTTGATCGTCTCACAATTGCCTCCGTCAACTTTGAAGGTGTCGTTATTCCATG CCCTCGTGCACGCCTATTTAAGCTGTCCCAAACATCTTCTGTTGTGGAATATTACAATGAGTTCCTGCTTCTCGCTAATTGTAGTCAGGGTTTAACGGAGGCTGCATTATTAGATTGTTTTATTAGTGGGCTCAAGTATCCTATCCGCCGAGATGTTCTGGCCCAATCTCCATGTACTATGTTGAAGGCAGTGTCATTGGCGCGATTATTTGATGAAAAGGCAACTTTGGGCCTCTCGGTTCCACACAACCAGCCCACTTCTTATTCCACTTTCAAGGCGAACCCTAATTTTGGCACCAGTTCTCTTCAGAAAAGCAATTCTTCCTCGCCCAATGCTTTACCACCAATTCTTCCCACCCCATTGACTAAAGCTTCGCCTCTCGTTCGTCGCATTTCTCCCGCTGAGCAACAATTGCGACGTGAGAAGGGTCTTTGCTTTACCTGTGACGCCAAATATACTTGGAATCACAAATGCCCAAACAAACAGTTGATGTTATTTGACTTGGAAGAAGATCCATCCGAAACACCCTTGTTCGACTCAACCCTTGCGGAGGTTCCCGTTCAGGATGACCCTTCTCATCTGTCCCTCCATGCTTTTTGTGGATCCTCCAGTCGCACTACTACATATTTTCTTGGGTTTATCAAAGGAAAACCGGTTCGCGTTCTCTTAGATGGGGGCAGTTCAGACAGCTTCATCCAACCTCGACTCGTTCACCTTCTTCGTCTTCCCGTTCAACCTTCCCCTTGTCTTCGGGTTATGGTACGAGATGCATACTGTCTACAAATCGAAGGCTACATACCTCGCCTCTCTGTTTCTATTAATGGCCATGCTATTAAGTTTCCGGCTTATGTGTTAGAGGTGAGTGGCTTTGAGGTCGTGATGGGTACATCGTGGTTGGCGACGTTGGGTCCGCATATTGCTGATTATAGCACGGCACAGATTAAATTTACCATGGGTTCTGATTTTGTTACCTTACAAGGGGAAAATTCATTTGTCCCTCAAATCGCGCAATACAATCACTTTCGGAGGCTTTGCTCAATTGATCAGATATTTGAAGCCTACATGCTGTCATGTTCTTCCCTTGAGCTGGAAAATACTATAATGCCCTGTTTTCCCCCTGACACTCCCTCAGACCTGCTACAAGTCCTTTGTCAGTACACCTCAATATTTCAGGTTCCCATGGGTCTTCCGCCATCCCGCCGCCACGATCATGCTATTCCTCTACGAGAGGGTGTATCAGTAATTTTAGTTAAACCCTACTGCTATCCGTTTGTTCAGAAATCTGAAATTGAACGTATGGTTGCCGAAATGTTACAGCAGGGCCTTCTTCAGCCCAACAACTCTTCTTTTTCTGCTCCAATCCTATTGGTCAAAAAGCATGATGGATCTTGGCGGTTCTGCATTAATTATCGTGCCTTGAATGTCGTTACTATCAAAGATTCCTTTCCGATACCCACTATGGATGAGCTATTAGATGAATTGCGCAGTTCTCTTTACTTCTCCAAATTGGATCTTCGAGCAGGCTATCATCAGATCCTTGTTCGTCCAAAGGATCATGTTAAGACTGCCTTTCGTACTCATAATGGCCATTATGAGTGGGTTGTTATGCCGTTTGGTCTCTCGAATGCTCCAACCACTTTCCAGGCAGTCATGAATGATCTATTTCGGCCTTTCCTTCGCAAGTTTGTTTTGGTATTCTTCGACGATATTCTGGTGTATAGCTTAGATTGGTCCCGACACTTGGAGCATTTATCCTTGGTTCTTCAAGTCTTACACAATGATAAGTTTTATGTAAACTTATCAAAATGTTCTTTTGGTCAATTGCAAGTGGCCTATTTAGGACATGTGGTTTCTAGACGAGGAGTAGAAATGGAACCTACAAAGCTGCAAGCGGTGTGTGAATGA